The window agaATGTTTGATGTGATGCTTTGAGGTAGCTGTATTGGCCAAATATGTTCTGATGATAATTCCTGCAACGACACTAgtgccaagttgtattggcctttcccttggatgtcACTGGCAGCATGGAGAGTGGAAAGTTGCATGTATAGGAAACTACTTGTCTCACACAAAAACACTTTCTGAGACCTGTGCATTTAGTGCAGATACATGGTTAACCCTGACTGACGAAGGCCTGAGACATTGATAGATGACAGACATAATGAGAATTAGCTAAAGAGTGAAGctcattaatttaaattttgcaaattAATCACTTTGAAAGATGGTAAATTGTTATAGTTGACATGAGAATCAGACAGAAAACCTGGTGGTGTTTGTTTCAGTCCACAGCATTGTGATTTCAAACACTGACAAAatctcctttgcctttcatcctttgtagGGGAaggctaattaaaaaaaaaaaaggtaccaattaagtactggggttgatttctctttcttttgaaaTTGGCCAAACTGGGCTGTGAGATAGATGAGGACACCATTTTCACAAAAATGTAGAAAGGTTGAAAGAGAGACTATTAATCTCTTCTCACAGAAAACTGATATTCCACTGAAACTGTCCCCTGGGCAGTATAGCATGAAATGTATTGCTACAGATTGCAAGTAAGGGATGAAAAAGCAAAAGTTTTCCAAAACCTAAATTAAAATGTGATTTCTATAAATTGAATATTTTACTATTAAGTACAAGGGTAATatttttgaatacatacatataatagctTCGACAGCTGTTGGACTATGTTGTTGAACTACTAACCATatggataaaaatgtaaaaacagtaCAAGAACCGTAACTTTGCTTGTGCCAGTTGtctgacaaaataaaaaataaaagattccaCTCATACTTCATGGTTGAGTCATGAAAACTagcaagggtatccagctgtaaaatcaattacaacaacaacaacaacaaagcagatTATTCAGATTAACAGAGAAGTTAATCTAAaaccagaaaaacaaaacagaaagagaaaagtgcAAGAATGGTTCattaaataaaagttattttatcaattcaaaaggaatgaacggcaaagtcaagcTAAGATCAAGTTAGAAAATAGAGGTCAAACTTAAATACCCAAAGACGTGTTTATGTGGTCGCTGGATTTacgaaaatagcagctaaatttccctcaaccTGCTCAAAATAAGCGAATAAGTGGACACCAAAAAATGACGATCAAGGGTCCAATGCCTTGGATCATGTCTCTGATTGATCAGGACTGACTTTGTGCTAATCGAAACTCGACTATTTCAATTTAAGTGTAAATTTTGCCACCCCAAACTGTGAATATCTTATTTgaagttaaaaaatatttgaaatgttgcCCTCAAATTGCCCCAAATTGGCTCGGACGGGATAGGACATATGGTGAAAGGCTTCCAAACCATTatcatagctttttttttttttccttcatgataaAAAAGGAACAATCGCATAACTTGGTTGCTGCAAGGGACATTACTCTTGATAACCTTCTTACGTTACTTTCTCTACCGTATTTTATCAAATACATTTCGATCATTTGAAGGTGTTTGGGTTATATTttcgactagcagtatcgcccggcgttgctcgggtttgtaagggaaataactatataagcatttttagagagttacttcccttatagatgccaattcgggctttcttagccatttctgttttggtgtcttcaagccatgaagtcgttgttctaaaagaacgctggtctccttgacaacgctttacgacgttgatttccttacactcccttccccacagcttcacgaggaagggaagaagggggagaagcaaacaggtgcaggtgtgaccatggacgccaactccgtcgccatcgacacacgaaaaaatatgcattaaaatggaataaaaaatgttaaattatttttaaaatcgtagactcatcgtagacgcgtgctaatagccagacgggctcgatatgaattacgactataagatacccgaatttggttaaactgcaccgcaaaatgtgggagtagttaggaatctaaatcgaaggggacagacactcacacaactacagttttatatatatagataataacttTTAATCACATCTTCTAGATTTTGTCTGAATTATAATCCAGTCTTATACAACAAAAGaacatttttttcgaaaataattatgaagaaaaCAACGAAAACGATATTAAACAAATgtaattcaaattatttatttttctaatacgCCCAGTTGATTAGAGTATTTTAACACCTGGTTGAGAAGCTAGCCGCCTATTTCCTGTGACCTGCATCTAATTGCAACTGTGGTCAAGAGACCTAACTCTCAAATGGCGCAGGCTAACTCTCTGAAAATAGGTATCACAGAATAGGAGTAAATTTAACAATGGTGCTGCCATGAGTTAacctttttgttattatatacctgttgaaatacactgcaaatgttttaattttcaaaaatgaagaatttagtaaaataattgttattattaagctgatatttaaaacaaactaacaataaaattttaacGAAAGGTTTTTAATTTGGATCACCTTAAAACAGGTAATTGATATTATTACTACCAGGAAGGTCTCATGTAATTTGGTACCAAATggagctaaaaatagcagcaacactgcaaaataatttattagtttgCAATATTAAATTCAACTCTTAAATACGTGTGTGGCCAGTTGAAGAGTCAGACTCCACTGCTGATTTTATCTCGCAGTCAAGAAATTTATAGCCAACTGATGGATGTCACTAACAATGATTCTTTAATATATTCCATGAGATAAAAATGTTTTCTCCTCTTAATGATtgcaattaacatatatattctatctaatAGCTGCTTGTATATCTTCACGTTTGTGAGTTCCGTCACAGAAAGGTCGGTCGTCAGTCTGTTTGCAGTTACACAACCAATATTCTTTAGTTGTTTCAACTTTGAAACGAAGTGGAACATATTTTTTCAGATTCCCTTTCTTAAATGATGTCCCTTGAAGTGCCTTGTGTGCCCCGTCACAAAATGGCTGTgaatacgaaaataaacaaacataaagaatacatataacaaaaatgTATAACTAATGAAGGtacaaaaatatttagttttaaacATTAAGAAAAATTTAGAAGATTAACATATTGCACAAAAAGTAGAATGTTAGACTAAATATTAACTCATGgatgtttaatattttaatgcctacttttccatgcttgcacggaTCAGTCGAAATTCCTTGAAACAGTATTCCTATGGTCAGGTGCACTTCTCAAAGccaatcctcctcatcatcatcatcattgttcgaccgtggtcgagacaatggaatttaccatgctatgccagacttcacggtccatcatggtattacggaggtcctgttgctggatgcctgtatccctggattttacatcagggtaggagagtgtgcgccctctggtattgcgagtagatggcttccagaggagaagagtagaaattacttctttttcagctctacaacaatgtccagcaaactggactctcctacctttcacaagagatgacacaggtggtagtttcctcacctgtttcctagcaaggtaatattttttccTAATCCAGACATGATTTTACAGGAGATTGCAAACGATGTCATGTGTATAAAAGTGAAGCCTGCTTACAATCATTGTGCCATGTCAAGACAAAACAGACACACTACagacttcttttcagttttcatcctccaaattcactcacaaggctttggttggcccagagttaaagaagacacttgtccaagataccacATAGAGGTATGAAATGTGTCCTTTAACTCATCTGGATGATCAGCATCCCTGAATATGTGCTAGTCAAACCACAgtgatccatccaacccatgccagcatagaaagtggatgtataacaatgatgatgatggtgatgattattttGTAagcatatggttctgggtttgatccattgtgcaagtgtcttctactactactactactattacttcttgtgaatgaaattttgtaaatagaaTACAATCAAGAAGAACTGATGCCATCTGATGGTGCCCAATAATCGCTGAGTGCTTCAAACTTCGTGCTTATAAAGCAAACTTCtatgccacacagccatgctttcaCCATATGTTACACATTACATGGGCATATATTATCACTGTTTAATCCTGATTGAAGATCAAAGGAGCTTCTATGTCCAAAGGTATGGATAACCTGCAGAGAGATGCAGCCTTTCTCCAGGTTTATTTTCGTATCTAGTAATATGGCCTTGTTCTTTTTGCTGTGGTCAAAAGCTTTTGCCTTCCCTCATGAACTTCACTGATGGTATTGTTTACCCTGTTGGCTGGACTTTCTACTGTTTCTCGTAGTCTCCAGTGTCAGCAAGTGTCATGATGACCTTAAGTAGTATCACTGCTATCTTCCTTGGGtaactgctgtttcttgcaaaacAGACCGCTGATGGTCAATCTTCTGGATTTGGTTTCACCCAGGAGTGTTCTGGTGAACCTAAAAAGGTCTTTGGAAAACTGGACCCTTTTGTGCTCCCTCTACTTTCTCGATTTCAGAGTGCTTTCAGGTCTTCTAAGCCAGTGTAGATGTTCCCCCTGCAGGAACTCTTTAGTATTGCTTGTTGAAGACCTTAATTTCTTCCCTCAGGTGATGgatttttctttcccttctgcTATGTTGCATAGAAATTTTGTTGATCTATTTGTCCTTAGTTCTGAAGCAACCTCTGGTCAGATTGGATGTAAGAGCATTTACTTTTGCTCAACACTTCTTGCAAGTGTGGCTTTTAATGTTTTGTTGGGGTCTTAATCCAATTGTTGCCATTCCTCGGAATCATTCATATTGGGCCATTTGATTCATTCACTTGCTGAGTGGGCTTGGTTCTCTAGGGTAGTATGAGCTGGGGATTTCCTGAGGGCTGGATGTGACACATGTACTGAGAAATAGTAGTATACCTGtctgtaataacatgaaattagtaacccgatagtaagaattcaaataaagttaccctgaaaagggctttaatgcgttcccagagtatatagaacataagaggaaatactaataaggtgtgtatactaaaatcgtgaagcatgttatgtaataacaaggctaatcagatatgagatattaacaattcaaagtaaataactctgaaaaatgcttttgtgcattcccagagaatattaccctcagcagcactagtgttggtatattcgtgaataagtcactaaccaaaataagtggatctactgtttaggaaaatactatttacttgtttaagagttgtactggataaattgcgaaaataactccaacagttcaaatactaagaaataagcatactcaatttgattccttccaaatgatttaggaaaatgaatgggttattgcctttggctgttaaaatgaaatatattagatatatataagtatccctCCCAGGGCCCTATTATTGAATTTTTTCAACagtctgagtatgccatgaggtttccagacatgagttctactcacatgtcaagtttcatcaaaatcgataaaacaatgtaggaggagttagataaCAATGCCACAAACACTGACAGACAGAAATCTCCCAAATATGTGGTAGATAGAATGTAAATTTGAAGATTGGGCTACGgtttctaacagatcaagtgaGCAACTATATAAAGTTTCTTTGTTGGTTCAGAAGTGTTCATTGTAAATGctgtgctaaatgatgatgatgataatattaccTTTAactcaaaccacatggtttcagattcagtctcactgatTACTACTATAGGTTGGAGGCCAATTAAAGtgttgtgaatagatttggtggtaccaagttaaaagcacccagcacacactataaagtggttagtgttaggaagggcatccaaccatagaaaccaagccaaatcagatggGAACTTAGTGCTGCTCTCAggtttgccagctctggtcaaaccgtccaacccatgccagcatggaaaacagacattaaagaatGACGATGCTGATGAAACTAATagaagcccagtgtgtgtgtgtaaatcattatcgtcatcatttaacgtctgttttccatgctggcatgggttggaaggtttgacaggagctggcaaggctggagagctgcactaggctccaattgttttggtatagtttctaaagctggatacccttcctgatgccaatcactttgcagagtgtggacagggtgctttttacatataaaaataagtatgggtgtgtgtcctCTTGCCTTGACATTTCATGATGGTTGTAGACGAGTAGCACCATCATACAAGTGCtatctttcatttccaatcttctgtgaaaaacatgtcctgCCATAAGGAAATAATACTTTGCaaagaaacaggtgagggtttgtGATGAActgcatctgaccatagaaagcCTGCTTCAATGAGTTCTGACTCATGCAATCATGGCAAAGTAGACATAAAAACAATGAAGATGACGACTGACAGGAAGAAGAGAAGTGCCTTGATCAAATTTTCCATTAGAAAATGttctgttcatttatttttttttttacatcagtttTTCTTGGCTTGCATGGGTTGAGGTAGCTGTTTTTATAACCAAGCCATACCTGttctcaaataaaagatttttgtgTTCCACTGGTCTttgaaaaaagaatataaacactACATCACATTATTTTGCTCCAGGAGTGACAAGTAGCGAAATGTTaaaattcacacaaacacacacaaatatatctaaccAACTTCTGTTTCCATTCCTCATCAACATTcaacgtcagttttccatgctagcataggctgGATGGCTTGATAGAAACTAGCAAGTCTAGGGTCTGCAGCAGGTTTTAtagcctgttttggcatggtttctacggcagTATgcacttccaaatgccaaccacattacagagtatATCAAgcacattttacatggcaccaaaaaTAAGCACTCAGTAAAAATCATGTGGTTACAAAACAAATTCTgtatccacacagccatgcttgcaccttacTTCAGTACTCTACTTGATAGCATAAAAGATGCACTCCAAATTCAGGACAGGAATAGAAGTTTTAAGGGCATTAAACATGTAATATGGACCCAACAGGCCTGAGGTGACTTTTTGAGCCTTTTTTTGGAGGGGGAAAGAAGTGTGTCTTATATGCCACCAAATacagtaattatcatcatcatcatcgtttaacgtccgctttccatgctagcatgggttggacggttcaactggggtctggcaagcccgaaggctgcaccaggccagtcagatctggcagtgtttctacagctggatgcccttcctaacgccaaccactccgagagtgtagtgggtgattttatgtgccaccgacacaggtgccagatgaggctggcagacggccacgctcagatggtgttttttatgtgccaccgacacaggtgccagacgaagctggctgacggccacgctcggatggtgttttcttatgtgtcaccgacacaggtgccagacgaggctggcggacggccacgctcggatggtgtttgttacgtgccctcagcacggaggccagtcgttgcggtactggctacggtcacgttcggatggttttcttatgtgccaccggcactggtaccacaaggatacaaattccattgatgttcatctattttgatttggttcgatttgattcgattcgattctcacttgcctcaacaggtcttcacaagtatcacaagaaggaaggtgagacctaacgtccgaaggtcgtgcttcaccacctcgtcccaggttttcctgggtctacctcttccacgggttccctcaactgctagggattggcactttctcacacatctatcttcatccattcttgccacatgaccataccagcgcaatcgtctctcttgcacaccacaactgatgcttcttaggtacaacatttctctcaaggtactaacgctcaaGGTACTACTCTCAAGGTACTACTATCTCAGAAGTATTACTGCCTACAGTGAAagtacatggtttagtggttagaatgttgggcttacaatcatgaagtggtgagttcgattcctggactgggctgtgtgttgtgttcttgagcaagacactttatttcatgttgctccagttcactcagctgtagaaatgtgttgcaacatcatttctacagttgtatcagccttttcctttctcttggacatcattggcatagagaggggaggctggtgtgcatgggcgactgctggtcttccacaaacagccTTGTGCCTCGAATGGGAACTGTGTACGTGCAATccccacggtcattcatgaccaaagggggacTCGGACTTAGTattaccaccactaacaccactgctactgctactacataTAAAAGGGAACTGAAATGaatatcattttctttgtttattccaAATGGTTAAGAAAAGAACTCACCTGTTGCTTGCTGTGCCCACAAGTACAATAAAAATACCACTTGTTAGCTTTTAGTTCCATCCGGAATGGTTTCTTATCATAAATTTTGCCTTTTGGTGGACCATCTACACTGTATTCATTCAAAAATTTCGGTGCTTCTGGATGAGGACGTATTCTGGTAAGAATTTCTGGTCGCATACACCGAATTTGAATCATCTAAGAATAATAATACATgcagaatgaatgaataataacaataaagactgATTCAGGCTGTGGGAATTCCACAGGATACATGTCATATTCAACTTTACAATGAATTCTAGAtgaatatatctttaaatatagaTTAATCTAAGGATACATGCATGCAGTGTTATATTAACATATTACAATTcacattttttgtattaatttgaaTGTTAGCCAATTTTCCCACACTTTTGGTATTTgaagtaaaatgaaattaaaaagaattaattttgaCTAATTTTGTAAAGGCTTAAACAGTTTCCATCTAATGCTAAaaatagttatcatcatcatcatcgtttaacatccgttttccgcgctagcatgggttggacggttcgactggggtctgggaagccaggggctgcaccaggctccagtctgatctggcagagtttctacagctggatgcccttcctaacgccaatcactccacgagtgtagtgggtgctttttacgtgccacctgcacaggtgtcaggggggtctggcatcggccacgatcggttggtgcttttaacgtgccaccggcacggaagccagccaaggcggcgctggcatcggccatgttcggatggtgctttttatgtgccacctgcacagaagccagtcgaggcggcgctggcaacggccatgcctaGGGAAAATCAGTTTGCCAAtataatcaacacacacacactggttcaatttcactcaTTAAATctgcaattgttttgtttttatttgtcaaaACTCTTTCGTtacttcttgcaaccttttcaatgacaATCAACTTCGTCCattattgaaaaggtttcaaGAAACAATGCAAGAActttgagaaacaaaaacaaaacaattggttaattaataaatgagtggaactGAACTGgtgtgtattaattatattggcataatgactcccaaaacacaacaaaatttatttcaacacatgaattcacataaagaatcttgcaaatcagatacaaaaacgaagcTAAAAATTGTGTTCTTAACAAAAATTAATTCTTCATTTAAGTTTCTCCTATAATTTGGCATACCAAGCTTGAAAACATTGACCTACTCTATATATTTAAGTATTCCTTGAAAATTTTACTCAACAGCAATGTTTGAATAACAAATATTCTAATCTTATGATGAGATTAACAAGGATTAACAGTACTTGTGTAGttcagctctgtctggccccgtgtcggtggcacgtaaaagcaccatccgttcgtgttcgttgtcagcctcggctggcccccgtgccggtgacacgtaaaagcaccgtctgttcgtggccgtttgccagctctgtctggccccatgtcggtggcacgtaaaagcaccatccgttcgtgtccgttgccagcattgcctggccccgtgccggtgacacgtaaaagcaccatccgttcgtggccgttcgccagctctgtctggcacctgtgcaggtggcacataaaaaaacacccactacactcgcggagtggttggtgttaggaagggcatccagccgtagaaacactgccagatctgactgggcctgacgaagccttccagcttcacagaccccagttgacccgtccaacccatgctagcatggaaagcggacgctaaatgatgatgatgatgaatgtatatgGATTCAATATTTTGGTATAGAATTGTAATGCATTTTGGTATATAGCTGTCCAAACAgtcataaattatattaaatactaATGATTTCTCAAGACAGACTAACATTAGgtgaggctgtgtggttaagatgcttgcttctcaaccatgtggtcttggatttagtcccactgtgcggcaccctgagcaggtgtcttctactacagctctgggccaaccaaagccttgggagtggatttggtagacagaaactgatagaagcctgttgtgtgtgtatgtatatatatatatatatatatatatatatatataagtatgtatgtctttgtgtttgtcccccaccactacttaacaacaggtgttggtttgtttatgccctgCCCTcgacttagcagtctggcaaaagtgactgatagaataagtaccacacttagAAAATAAGTATtcaagtcaatttgttcaactaaacatgTCAAAGTGGTGTCTGAGCATAGCCagagtccaatggctgaaatgaatgaaaaataatctTCTTAGTAACTTCTCTGTAACTCTGCTCATTACGCCTGTAGCACATCATCACCTTTACTCCGATACCTTACAGAGCCTAAGCCAACACAGAGTTGGCTGTGGGGAGGGACATGACCACATTATCAAAATAGTTTGACTCTGAACTTTACTAATTGTTATGGAGCAAGAAAGTTGCAGTGGAACATGAAGTTCAACATATGAGCACTCTAGACCCTCACTCAATGTGAACCACTGATCAATGGTGCTTCCATACTATGTTCATGTATTTGTTGTATCTTCACGTTCCATTCCACAATActtggctgagagagagagagaaagggagattgtGCAATAGCATCACAATGGTAACAAGTCTTGAGATCAGATGAGTGGATGGCGTGCCAGATGGGGGTAAGGAAATTCATAAATGCAATCAGAGAGGCTGGGCTTCTTCATTATTGCAAGAAACTGAATTTGTGTTTGGATGGGACACATaactacttgtgaagacctgttgaggcaagtgaaaatcaaatcaaatcaaaatcgatgaacatcaatggaatttgtatttttgtggtaccagtgccggtggcacataagaaaaccatccgaacgtggccgtagccagtaccgcattgaccggcctccgtgctgtgggcacgttacaaacaccatccgatcgtggccgtgccagcctcgcctggcctccgtgccggtggcacgtaaaaaacaccatccgagcgtggccgttcgccagcctcatctggcacctgtgttggtggcacaaaaaacaccatccgagcatggccgttcgccagcctcgtctggcacctgtgtcggtggcacataaaaagcaccctctacgctctcagagaggttggcgttaggaagggcatccagctgtagaaacactgttagatcagactgggcctggtgcagccttccggcttcccagaccccagttgaaccgtccaacccatgctagcatggaaagcggatgttaaacgatgatgatgatgatgatatgctagAAGTCTGTTTAGAATTTTGTTTAATATAAGACAACTGACATTTTTATGAGATAAAATAACTCATTGTTCCATTTCCTCTCGTATGCACCTGTCAAAAATTTCAGTAGC of the Octopus sinensis linkage group LG1, ASM634580v1, whole genome shotgun sequence genome contains:
- the LOC115214853 gene encoding CDGSH iron-sulfur domain-containing protein 3, mitochondrial; translation: MSLLAQHACSVHLSKTGLGQMIQIRCMRPEILTRIRPHPEAPKFLNEYSVDGPPKGKIYDKKPFRMELKANKWYFYCTCGHSKQQPFCDGAHKALQGTSFKKGNLKKYVPLRFKVETTKEYWLCNCKQTDDRPFCDGTHKREDIQAAIR